Part of the Chloracidobacterium sp. genome is shown below.
GAAAAGTTAACCTTCCGTTTTTGTCCCAAACAGTTACCCCTCTTCGCTGGATGCAGGTTATCTGCGTTTTTTCTTCTTTTTTGGCGGAGTATGCTGCTTACTGCGTTTGCCGCCACTCAACCCACCACCGGGCGCAAAACCACCGCGCAAGGCGGCTGGACGCAAACCGCCGAGAGCTCCACCGCCACCTAACCCACCGCCAAAAAGCCCACCCAAGCCGCCAAACAGCCCGCCGCGTGTCATTTCCTGCATCATGCGGCGCATCATCGCAAACTCTTTGAGTAGCTCTTCAACTTTACTGACGGTCGTGCCGCTGCCTTTGGCGACTCGCCGACGGCGTGATTTGCTGTTCGCCAGCAGCGTGTAGTCCTCCCGTTCCTGTTTCGTCATCGAGTTGATGATAGCCTCGGTTTCCTTGAGCTTCTGCTGCATCATTTGGGCTTGCTGTGGCGTCAGACGCAGATTGAGACCGCCGAGCAAGCCGTCCGGCAACATTCCCAGCAACTTATCGAGTGAACCGAGTTTACTCACTTGCCGCAGTTGCGCACGGTAGTCTTCCAAGGTGAAGCGATTTTCCAACATGCGCTGCTGTAGGCGTAGCGCCTCCGCTTCGTCTACCTGCCGCTGCACCTGCTCAATCAGCGACAACACATCGCCCATACCGAGGATGCGCCGAGCGATGCGGTCAGGATAAAACGGCTCTAAGGCGTCATACTTTTCGCCGACGCCGACAAACTTCACCGGGCAGCCAATGACGCTGCGGATGGAAAGCGCCGCCCCGCCGCGTGTATCGCCATCCATCTTCGACAGCACGACGCCGGTCAGCCCGATGCGCTGGTGAAACTCAGTCGCGCTCCGTACGGCGTCCTGCCCAATCATGGCGTCGGCGACAAACAGCGTCTCAACAGGGTTGAGTTCAGCCTTGAGCTGCGCCAACTCAGTCATCAGTTCGTCGTCAATGTGCAGCCGGCCTGCTGTATCCACCAGCAACGTATCAAAGCCGCGCAACTGAGCGTCGCGGTAGGCGGCGCGCGCCAGCGCCAGCGGGTCGTTTGTCGTCGCATCCTCATATACCGGGACGCCAATCGCCTGACCGATCACAGCGAGTTGTTCGCGCGCCGCCGGACGGTACACGTCCACCGAGACCAACAGCGGATGACGCTTGCGCTGCTGCGCCAGAAAACGGGCGATCTTACCAGTCGAGGTCGTTTTGCCTGACCCTTGCAAACCGACCATGAGAATGACATTGGGGTTCTGGGCGGTGAAGGCAAGGTCCGCCGCATCGCCGCCCAGCAGGGCGACCATTTCATCAAAAACGA
Proteins encoded:
- the ffh gene encoding signal recognition particle protein, which encodes MFEALSEKLKKTLKTLRGESKLTEAHINAAMSDIRIALLEADVNYGVVKQFVERVKEKAIGQEVWLALSPEQQVLKIVFDEMVALLGGDAADLAFTAQNPNVILMVGLQGSGKTTSTGKIARFLAQQRKRHPLLVSVDVYRPAAREQLAVIGQAIGVPVYEDATTNDPLALARAAYRDAQLRGFDTLLVDTAGRLHIDDELMTELAQLKAELNPVETLFVADAMIGQDAVRSATEFHQRIGLTGVVLSKMDGDTRGGAALSIRSVIGCPVKFVGVGEKYDALEPFYPDRIARRILGMGDVLSLIEQVQRQVDEAEALRLQQRMLENRFTLEDYRAQLRQVSKLGSLDKLLGMLPDGLLGGLNLRLTPQQAQMMQQKLKETEAIINSMTKQEREDYTLLANSKSRRRRVAKGSGTTVSKVEELLKEFAMMRRMMQEMTRGGLFGGLGGLFGGGLGGGGALGGLRPAALRGGFAPGGGLSGGKRSKQHTPPKKKKKRR